One Clarias gariepinus isolate MV-2021 ecotype Netherlands chromosome 18, CGAR_prim_01v2, whole genome shotgun sequence genomic window carries:
- the zgc:66455 gene encoding uncharacterized protein zgc:66455: MYRGCLLYTLYVLLITRTGAVLRDRTMKDHDVHMSTGSHQRNAFYALQSCHQILYGDSGEFFSPDYLCSNPALWCNWTIQVQPGKHVQLYLEDLTPEHVCHLKTDQIHLDEAPVSGGGRRILEHCWRRSMYTSASSTVHVVQLIRQNPNPPHRGFYGAYQAFGIPKTPDQFEMMSEKDQVPLKETEDKDAVNQIPIHENISNDLDENAEDVHTEHVEANHSIIPQVNKSFTVNAGSFGESRKIRGQEANNQDVPFNGELAEEEEEEDDEELVNWITMEQYTPVWFDGPHGPHNPAPTHTTHTISTSADTTLTRSTKKRVRKRKPGLGQSFPTKATMKKNEVARLNQVASSSSEDPAEDTMAEQTVSIDILKSDDDTTLQEHVGLDENREIKEKSPPVQTFRLATETPHLTVDCSRTSAPTLLYAVCFLLCFLIALLLVVLAVMYRRYHHGTFLPRCRPSSSSNITGNDINNNPTSGRGDDCRASRSHPPPPPPPPPPLRMAGGARDLPLLRFSSLTPPGGFEGKLQKENDAR, from the exons ATGTATCGAGGCTgtttactgtacacactctATGTCTTATTAATCACGCGCACTGGCGCTGTGCTGAGAGACCGAACG atgAAGGACCATGATGTCCACATGTCTACAG GATCTCACCAGCGAAACGCCTTCTATGCTTTGCAAAGCTGCCACCAGATCCTTTATGGCGACAGTGGTGAATTCTTCTCGCCCGACTACCTGTGCTCCAATCCCGCACTCTGGTGCAACTGGACCATCCAGGTGCAACCTGGGAAACATGTACAGCTCTACCTAGAGGACCTGACCCCAGAGCATGTGTGCCACCTGAAGACGGATCAGATCCACCTGGATGAGGCTCCGGTCTCTGGTGGCGGGAGACGCATCTTGGAGCACTGCTGGAGAAGGAGCATGTATACGTCCGCCTCGAGCACAGTGCACGTGGTACAGCTTATCCGCCAAAACCCGAACCCACCACACCGCGGGTTTTATGGGGCGTACCAGGCCTTTGGAATTCCAAAAACTCCAG ATCAATTTGAGATGATGTCAGAGAAAGATCAAGTCCCGTTGAAGGAAACCGAAGACAAAGATGCAGTGAATCAGATCCCCATACATGAAAACATTTCAAATGATCTAGATGAGAATGCTGAAGATGTTCATACTGAGCATGTGGAAGCCAACCACAGCATTATCCCTCAGGTAAATAAGAGTTTCACAGTCAATGCAGGATCTTTCGGAGAGAGCCGGAAGATCAGAGGCCAAGAAGCGAATAACCAAGATGTACCCTTTAATGGTGAGTTggctgaggaggaggaggaggaggatgatgaggagCTGGTTAACTGGATAACTATGGAGCAATACACTCCTGTGTGGTTTGACGGACCACATGGCCCACATAACCCAGCTCCCACCCACACCACGCACACCATCTCCACGTCTGCTGATACCACACTGACGCGGTCCACCAAAAAGAGAGTGCGTAAAAGAAAGCCGGGTCTCGGACAGTCGTTTCCCACGAAAGCTACCATGAAGAAAAATGAGGTTGCGCGCTTGAACCAAGTGGCTTCTTCGAGTTCTGAAGATCCAGCAGAGGACACGATGGCAGAGCAGACAGTTTCCATAGACATATTAAAGTCTGATGATGATACAACTTTGCAAGAGCATGTTGGTCTTGACGAGAACAGAGAAATCAaag AGAAATCTCCTCCGGTCCAAACCTTCAGACTTGCAACAGAAACTCCGCATTTAACAGTGG ACTGCAGCAGGACTTCAGCCCCCACTCTCCTTTATGCTGTGTGTTTCCTGCTCTGCTTCCTTATCGCACTGCTGTTGGTAGTATTGGCGGTGATGTACCGTCGTTACCACCATGGGACATTCTTGCCCCGCTGCCGGCCCAGCAGTAGCAGCAACATCACGGGCAACGACATCAACAATAATCCTACCTCAGGACGTGGAGATGATTGCAGGGCCTCCAGATCccaccctcctcctcctccaccaccaccaccaccacttcgTATGGCTGGTGGAGCCCGTGACCTTCCTCTGCTCCGGTTCAGCTCTCTGACTCCCCCTGGAGGATTTGAGGGCAAACTGCAGAAGGAGAATGACGCGCGTTGA
- the LOC128506880 gene encoding uncharacterized protein LOC128506880 gives MGIRVELEMLAVLLFLTPVVIDGVVLTKCQLVKDLQSAVPPTMPERDAVIAKIVRQAETVANFNTNFTIQITPPTETVKSRSVRSAPKSSAKAAAKAAAKPAAKPAAKPTTKAPIKVTTKPALASPSNTTQSSKPKNMTQMAPMNNHTTPPGLHGVNSSHSDEHMSPPSNGSQKWTLYSLFLIPDAVACTAPNVSSFNVCNTNCNALLNDDITLATNCMLTILTKPSNTNPGPEQEGANDIMEDLFNKFMQSFPDLSPSDYLAECPNQ, from the exons ATGGGGATCCGTGTCGAATTGGAGATGTTGGCGGTTCTGCTTTTCCTGACCCCCGTTGTGATTGATGGGGTGGTGCTGACAAAGTGCCAGCTGGTGAAGGACCTACAATCTGCTGTACCCCCAACCATGCCGGAACGTGATGCCGTGATTGCAAAAA TTGTGCGCCAGGCAGAAACGGTTGCTAACTTTAACACCAATTTCACCATACAGATCACTCCACCGACTGAAACTGTGAAAAGCCGCAGTGTCAGAAGTGCCCCGAAAAGTTCTGCTAAAGCCGCTGCTAAAGCCGCCGCTAAACCCGCCGCTAAACCCGCCGCTAAACCCACGACTAAGGCCCCTATTAAAGTGACCACTAAACCTGCCCTGGCCTCCCCTTCGAATACTACACAGAGCTCTAAACCCAAAAATATGACCCAGATGGCGCCCATGAACAACCACACCACTCCACCTGGTCTCCATGGAGTCAACAGTTCACACAGTGATGAACATATGTCTCCTCCTTCCAATGGCTCCCAGAAGTGGACGCTCTACAGCCTGTTCCTGATTCCTGATGCTGTCGCCTGCACCGCGCCCAATGTATCCTCCTTCAACGTGTGCAACACGAACTGCAATG CGCTGCTTAATGATGACATCACTTTAGCCACCAACTGCATGTTGACTATTTTAACCAAACC GTCCAACACCAACCCCGGACCTGAACAGGAAGGTGCTAACGACATCATGGAGGATCT GTTCAACAAATTCATGCAGTCCTTCCCCGACCTGAGTCCCTCTGACTACCTTGCTGAGTGTCCTAATCAATAG